The DNA region GAAAAAGGGTATTCCAGGGCCACCCTATCTTCATGCCCaaccaaaaaaaaaaacatttattAAAAAGTATTATTAAATTAGTgttattataaataaaaattacAGTAGTGATTATGTATCTAATATGAATGAAAATATAGAATAAGTCATATCATgcaaaattaaataaaatttttttattaaataattttatCAACAAAATTATTGATCTTACAATACTTGTGCATAAACACCTTCTCATCCAATCATGCATTATTGTAAAAAATAGCTTTACCATAGTTCAAAAAAAAATCCTTCTTTTACAATGTCGAAAGGTTAAAAATGTATATTTTTTAATCTCGTTATTAGATAAAGTAAAGAACAAATACAACACACTAGTAATAATTATCAATTTATAAAGGATTCTTACAAATTTAAAGTGCAAAAACTACTATTTAATTATTTATAGGAGAGCATGAACAAATTGTATTCTATTTTTTATATGCAAAGTGGAAAAAATATAGTtagaattctaaaaaatatttttttttttttattctATGTTATTCATTAGTTTTTATCACAACACAAGTTGTTGGTAAGTcattgttttattattttttggatttattatttaatttatattCTACACATAATCTTTTATCAAATTTTCATAATATTATTTATCATGTTTTTTATTACAGGAAAACATATTAAATTGTCCCAAACCTTTATTTAAAGATATAAGTGTTTCGTGCGTTGAAATTTTTTGTATTTATCGTGTCAATCTTCATTGAATCTATGAGTTTCAAACTCTTGAGATACTAAAATGTCCTGTGGAGAAGAATAAGTTACTATGCTAGAAAAAAATTAATATTCATTTTTTATAGAATATCCAATAAGCTGTTATTAAATTATTTATGGTAGGAAAACCTTAAAGTTTTTATATGGTTTTCTTTACCTAGTTTGATAAACTTTACATTTATGATTTTTTACTCGAAAATTATAACAAGACAATGAGAATATTACTTCAgttgttttatttattattttttttttattatttggTTCAATATTCAATCATTTATGACAATATTTATTTATACTTTTTTactattataaataaatttttaataTTTCTAAATTAATAACTTAATTAAAATTGTGTAATTCACGACATATTTCCACTCGCATTCATGTATATTTTTACCCTTAATTGTTAGGTTTAAAAATAATTGTTCTCTTACTTCAAAATTTGTACCATAACTTTGTTGCACATAAAATTGATATTACTGCTTAGGATTCCATGAGTATGAATATCAATtttgagttgaattatatatAAATCCCAAATTAGTAAATTCATTAATGGAATCACATTTTCTCAGTTGGATTCATAGTAAATTTAAGTAAATTTGAAAAAAATATGACaaaattttcaaactttttcttataattttttttaattgatttttttttctttaatattttttttacatGTATGTATTTTTAATAATTGAAATAAATATTCTAACTGTTAGAGTATTTATTATTTTATAAAGTATATAGATTacataaatataatttttaatattattttaataattaaaaattcTTACCAGCTGCTATGAATATACGAATCAATTTCGCATATTATAAATACCTTCTAAATAATTATAAAGAACTAAAATGAATAAAAACAATAATCTGTCGACAAGTTTTTTTAGATTGACATATGATTCCAAGAACTAACCTTACTATTCCTTGTGTTATAGAGAActaaaattaatattattttcatAATAGAACTAAAATTAATATATTCTTTTCATAATAGTCACATGCTATTTTATAGGAATTTTATTAGTATGTGTTAAATAATCATAATCTATATTAATATATAAAGGAAAACATAAATTTGAtgtagtttttttttttttccaaatacactctttttaattttattttaaatcttaATTTCTTTTTCCCACAAACGGCGGCACCATTTATTATTTTTTACACTATTATCTTTAAgtattttataaataattaaaaataaatttaaaattaaataaaaatataatacGATTTATATTTTATGCAAATCAATATTTGAGAAAGCGGACAGACGGACACGTGAGTGCCCGTCTGAACGCTAGTAACGATTAAAGAGAAAACTCTCAAAGTTGAAACACAAATTTAAGGTGATTTTGTTGTAAATAAAAATATCATGTTATAATATTCCTCTATCTTATTGATGATACTCGGTGAAAAATATAGTTTTATTAAACATTTGTATATGTTTTTAATAATTTTTGGTTAATTATGTTTAAATTTTATGAAAAAATAGATACAAAATGAAGTGAAGAAACAAAGTAGAAACATGAAAAGCTGAGAAATTgtgaagaaaaaaatatttttcagTATAATTTACGGCATGAAGTAATATAATCATATTTAAAATTGCATAACTTTGATTGAGACCAAATATTTTGCAAATGAAAGCTAACATCTAGATGTTTATCTTGGATTTTAGTAAACAAGTGTTACTCTTTCAAAATTGATATTTTGCTTATttacaggatcgactagattAATCATAGGACATATGTATATAGATTTTTGTTtaaagttttttttattaataagTTCTTCGACGATAATGTTGAATTTAAAAGTAATGCAAAGAAGATTTGTGAAAAGTATAAGGAAATAAAATAATTTCGACAGGAATGTAAATGGAATAAAAATGACTTTAATGCAAATAGATTGACATTGAATGAAAATATGGTGTTTTATACGTGCATATTCTCAGAAACTCTTTTCTCAATAACAATAGATATTTTGAGTGATTTGGAGTTTTGTACAATATTGAACACACCGAATCTTAATGTTAAGACTCCTATTTATGCTACTTTGACAGTAACGGTAACAAACGGTATTTTCTCTAGAAAATGACACGTTCTTGCATGTATGTGTTTCGCTTTTCATAGACCTCAAACTCATCTTCGAGTCGTTTCAGATTTTTCCACGTGATATTCATTAGCTATCATCCAATGATGACAAAAAAGTTTTAATGAGTTAGAAACGTGATTTTCACGTGGCAAACTTGTGAAGTGAAAAATCACATCacaagatttttttttaaatgaaaaacTATAATTATTGTTTTACATTTTAATATATActaaaattaataataaaattgttatgtttaaaaaaaattatttcatattattatatttaaaaaataataatggtacaagttttataaaaaaaatgtataACTTTGTGTGCAATAAGATTTACTATGTGTACAAAGGACATAAAAGTCTGCTCCAAATATTACAAAGATAACAACTACTTGTTTATAAAAAATTAAGATTAATTAACAATGAACAAAATGAAAATTATATAAAGACTCAAATTCTCTTTGTTTTATTCACCACACTACCAAACATTGAAACAACTTTATGAATAAAATTTTAAGAATCAACATAAGAAAAGAAAATAATTCttaaaaaaaaagtatataaaaAAAAACTCTACTAAAAAACAAACAAGTAATTTCATATTATCTGGTTTTTATTTATAATCAAATTTATTTAACTCCTATGTTTATTGTTAGTTGTAAACACCTCCTCAATGAGCCTCCTCAATGATATCTCTGTGTTAATATtttttcttatatatgtttatCATTCAATATTCATGATGGAATTAAGTTTCATTCTGAATGAACCAGAACTTTTATTTTAATAATCAACACAATTCACACCATTTCCTACCATTTTTGTACTTTTCTCATCTTTAAAAAACTGATAAATAAATATTTACACATAAAATCAACATAGTCTACACATTAAATGTTCTTTTTATTTACTGATTTATCAacaaaaatattaatttttcaaCACGCTCTACTATTTCCGCATTGGTGCATAACTTCCAAAAGTAAATCTCCTATAAAACTTGGGAAAGTAAATTACCACCAAATTTATTTTTGCAGCCTTTAAGTTGATTGTAAATACGTGACACATATTGCTTTATCAGGATAATTTTGAAAAATTGTGTAAATATTTAATTGTATGAACAAGTTGGCTTCTGCATCCTACTTTAcaaattctttttcttttatgaaaaaattaaatatttctaaaaatataatttttcaaaaaGATACCTGATGCAGCTTTAATCTTCTCTTGCTCCTGATTAGAAATTCCTCCACAATACACTCTCAAAGGTGTTGCTCGAGAAAAGAAAGTCCCAATATGTTCAATATTCCCTAGTGAAAAATCTCTTAAAAAATGAAATCGCACATGAATATGTTTACTTTTTCCGTGAAAAACGCTACACTGACAAGCACATAGAGCTGCTGCGATATATCCGACCTCGGTAGTTGATAAAGTCACCACATATCCAGATGTGCTTCTCGAAGCCTTCATGTGCGATTTCATTTTTTAAGAGatttttcactagggagcattgaacataTTGGGACTTTCTTTTCTAGAGCAACACCtttgagagacacaccacatattcaccaaaaaccttaaggtgataggtgagtgggttctctcacttataaatgctcaagtctccacattatcaaccaatgtgggactattatccacactactcacactttCTGAAACCAAAGGCTCGTAATACCATTTACTTGAAGTCGTACACTCCCTTTAGCTACCACTGCCATTCTAGTGTCATTCCCAAGCTTCACTGTTTGTTTAAATCCTTCCTCTAGCTCCGAGAACCATTCTTTGTTTCCGGTCATGTGATTTGAACACCCCGAGTCAAGAAACCAAGTTTCTTCTACTTTGGTTTGACCAGCATCAACATAAGACATTAGCAGAACCTCTTCTCCTTCTTCTACATGTTCAGCGTAGTTATCCCGTTTCTCCCAATCAGGACACTCATATTGAAAGTGTCCCAACTGATGACATTTGAAACATTCTACAGTGGCTCTATTCATAGATGACCTCTCTCTTCCTCTACCTCGACCCACTCAGAATGAGCCTCTGCCCCGTCGTGGTTTGTCGTCATAAGAAATTCTTAATGCTTGTTCTTCCTCCTGATTCCCATGCATTCTTTGCTCTTGAACAAGTAAACTTTCATGGAGCTCATCAACAGTCATAGTATCTATGTCATTTGACTCCTTAATTGAACATACAACATAATTGAATTTGGGAGTCAAAGATCTCAAAATCTTACCCACCAATGTGCTTTGATTCATATCTTCTCCATTCACTTTCATTTTATTTACCACCATGAGGGTTCGTGAAATGAAGCCATCGATCTTTTCTCCTTCTTTCATAACCAGCATTTCAAACTCCTTCCTCAATGCCTGCAGTTGCGCTCTCTTTACTTTGGTTGATCCCTGGTACTTCTGTTTCATTGAATTCCATATCGCCTTTGATGTTCTTTTGTCAAGAATGGTTTCCATGATCTCTCTGTCAATCGCTTGAAAGAGATAGTTCTTAACTTTCAGATCTTTGAGTTTTGTTTCTTCGACACTTTTCCTCTGGGCCTCACTTGCCGAAGAAGTCCCGATTGCTGGTGCTGGAATACCTTCATCCACTAGGTTCCACATCTCTTTGCTCCTCAAGAAATTCTCCATCAACATCGATCAATGATCATAATGGCCGTCAAATCTTGGAGTCACAAATTTCTCAGAGTTTGTCATGCTTCACTCACTCTCACACTCCTATTTAGTCAGCCCCCTTTTGAAAGCTCTGATACCAAATGTTGGAAATCAGAATTAAACAAAGCATCAAAAGTGAGTGGAGGAATGTATATTATTCGATTAATCAGTAGCTAATATATAGCCATCTTACAAGTAAAAAGAAATAACCAACTCTACTCTTTACATGCCTATAGAGTAAAAACACAAACAACAAACCCTATTTCTTCTAAAGAATAGGTCTTATTCAAACAGACTAAGACTAATAAAACAGTAGATTAAGACAATAATAATGTCCACCTAACAAATTAAAATCAGTATTCCATAATTAGGACAAAGAGGAGTAGGGAGAGACGATCCCCTTGTCTTAATCCCTTTTGGCTCTAAGAAACTCACTCTTTTGCCCATTTATTTAATACCTGTATGATACAGTACTCACACAGTTGATGATCCAATTGACAAATTTTTCAGGGAAGTTCATTTCTTTCATTATGTCTTCTAGGGCTTTTTGTAAATCCATTTGGATGGAACACCGAGGAGAAATATTTTTCCTATTGTGCCCTCTTATCAGCAGGCTATAGGGCACATATCCTTCATGGTTTTTGCATCAAGGGATTTGGGGATCAAAGTAACCAATGCCCAGTTAGCAGCTTTGTACATTCTGCCAAGTTTAAAGAAGTCATAGATTGCTTCTTTTACATATTCATTTAAATAGCATTATTGTGTAAATAAAAATAGTTATAATACATTAACtataatttttatttgttttcttaAACAATGAATCACTAAAAAAGTATTTGAAACATACTGGACTAAGGGTAGTTTTATCATATTTTTATATTGTTTTTCTAACAACGAGTCACACAAAAAGTTGTTAAAATACATAATTCATATAGAAAAAAATTCATGTCACTAATCTATCAATTACATTTAATATTTTTCAAATGTTTTTTTAAGTGAAAATGGATAataattataatttataattttatttagaaaataCACTAATTATACATTTTTATATGGTCTTTTTTATAGACATAAATCATTAGTCAAGGAAATAATATATTTTACActtattatatttatatataaatatgAGACATATTTATACCCGCTAACTTTAAAAAAAATACTAAACAAATATTTGTGATCAATACAATAAAAAAAACATAGAGAAAATACATATGACTGATGATGCTATAGACAACTATTTTTATCACCAATACATCAAAAAATTATGGCACAAATATATTTCCTTGACTACTACATAACAAACAAGGATTAAAACTTCTCGATAATAGATTTATATAAATGGTTCAAAAAAATATTTATCTTTAATaagttttaaaaataaatgaaagaaaTTTTTTATTAACATATAAAAATTACTAAATAAATATTTGAGTTATGATGTTAAATCCcctttatttttttaaattttattttgataATTTAATAAAGGTATTCAAATTCCAATCATATTAACTATAATAATTTTATTCAAATacataaaatatatttatttacTATAAAAATAAGTcttatattatttatatatttgattttaattatccaaaatatatattatattattatttttaatcaattaattatagtatttttatattttacttataattaacataacaattatatatatatatatatatatatatatatatatatatatatatatatatatatatatatatatatatatatatatatatatatatatatatatatatatatatatatatatatatatatatatatatatatatatatatatatatatatatatattatatatatatattatatatatatatatatatatatatatatatatatatatatatatatatatatatatatatatatatatatatatatatatatatatatgataaagtCGTCCGGGTTATTTTCCTAGTTTACCAtgataaacaaaagaaaattgCCCATTTGCTAAGATGAAAAAGTAATGAAAAGTTAGAAGTAATGAAAGGttaaaaaagaagaagaaaaatccCATTTATTATTATGTAGCCTCTTTATTAGGTGAGCGAAAGGGATAAAACTATGATTTAACTAATTATTTATATAGATCATGAACTTTATATTGATATAAAGAAATCAAATCATATCTTTACATGCAAAGTGGAAAAAATATGGTTGAACTTCTCAAATCTTTTTATATTTTGATTCTATACATTTCCTTTTTTCTCGTCGCATCACATGTAGTTGGTAAGATGCATTTTTGTTCTATTAAATTTAGTATTTCACTTTGTAGTTTGTACACAATCTTTTATCATGTATTTCAAATCATGGTTTTATAATCTCTTTTCATTGCAGGACTATATATTAAATTTCAAGTTAAATGTGAAGTTGAAGTCGATTGTCCAAAATATTTTGAGTGCATCGATAACTTTTGTCATATTCATATATGAGTAGCCACCCGGGAGAATACAAAATTATCTATGAAACAGAATAGGTTACacttataaaaaataaatgtgTAATAAGTCTTATAACACAATATCACATAAGCTTTCATTTAATTATTCTACTATCACCTTAAAattttatacttttttttcttttgcataACTTTATGAAAGTTGCATTTATGGTTTTTTTTATTTGCTAAAAGTATAAATTGGTTATAATTTTTAGTTATTAAGTCTTGTCAAAGATTTTAAGGATGTTTTGAGGTTGAGAGCACGTAAGTCAAGAAGTTTcgtatatatattttttatgttatcGTTGGTCCAATCTATCTCAAGTCTTTCTAGAGTATAGTAATGTCTTTATGTGAATGTGTTGTTGATTCCCAGAAATTCATGAGGGATAAATCCCACGACCCCTTATATAACGCTTGTTGACCCAGTCAACACTTCACACACGATTGCGCGTTATGGGCGGGAGTACTAAGGATTATGGCGATGCATCCGGGAAAGCGGCATCGTATCCGAAGGAGTGACGCTCAAACTGATGAAAGAAAAACTAGCCTCAAGAAAAACTTAGTTGAGTCTTGCTGACGTGATTTAGTTGAGTCCCTCAGACAATATTCAGATGAGCCTTCCTCGGGCGAGACCTAGTTAAGCCTTTCTGATGAGGATCAGTTGAGTCGCTCAAACAAAACTTAGTTGAGCCTTAATAACGAGACTTAAGTGAGTCCCTTAGGCGAGACATGGTTTATGAAATTATTAGATTTGTGACTCCTTTATTACTTTTAGATTAGGCAAGTTTGTCTAAGAGTGATTTCTTCGTATGGTGAATAGTCCACTGAGGCGGGAAAAATCCTTTAGTAAAGGTTCATTGATGGGATTATCTCGTAGGACGGCAAGGATCTTCCTATGGAAGTAAAACAATTTATTACCCTGTAGGGAGGCAAGGATCTTCAGGTGGAAGTCCAACATTGTATTAACCCTTAGGGCGGAAAGAACTTTCCGCTGGAAACCCAGTAATGTATTACCCTGTTGGGCAACAAGGATCTTCCTGTGAAAGTTCAACAATGTGTTATCCTATAGAGAGGCAAGGATTTTCTTGTAGAAGTCCAATAATATATTACCCTGTAGAGAGGCAGAGATCTTCATGTTGAAGTTCAGTAATGTATTAACCCAGAGGGCAACAAGAATCTTCATGTGGAATTCCAATAATGTAATTTGACAGTCAACCCATAATAAATTGTTGCAAATATCAGAATCTTTTATAAGAGTTTTCGTAATTAGGAAACTCTCCCACCTACCAATCAACTATAATAATATCTTAGATTGATTGAGTTTCAAGTTATGGGAATGAGTTTTGCATTCAACTCTTCGAGCTTATAGGTTCATTGGGCAACTTCTGATACACATGATACAGTCCATCCTAATTAGGTTGTAGCTTTCCTTATTGGGCGAGCACTACGACTTGTTCTAGCATTATACCGCCTTATTATATCTCTCTTCCAATCACCTTAGAGTTATATCTTATGACTGTCCATTATTTAGCAACTAATTCTTGAATGTGGGAGATATCTCTTGTATTATCAATTAGGTCAGCAACACATATTAGCCATTCTTCATTCTTTTTCCTCATCGAATTGTGAGTGTTGCCATGATTGTGTGTCAATTTTAACTTGTTGCACGACGTCCACCCCATACACTAGCGTAAAGTGGGTTTCCTCGACGGTTAAGTGAGGTATGGTGTGATATGACCACAACTTTTTGTGCATCTTCTCAAACCACACTCCCTGGGCGTCATATAACATCTTCTTGATCCCATCAAATATCACTTTATTTGCTGATTCTACCTATTTATTCACCTCCAGTTGAACAGACGATATGAACTTAGTTTGTACTCCTAAAAAATTGCAAAAATTGATCACGACGGTATTGGCGAACTGAGTTCCATTGTCTGATACCATGACACATGTTTGCTCACTAACTCGTTTCTCACTCCCGTTTGGGTACTTTGAGTTTTTGGAGTTTTTATAATGATATTTCCACCACGAATCCGAAAACTAGAATCCCTATATATACTAATACATAAATAATTGCCTGCAACGACTTCATTCCCAGGGATCGACACGTATCTCACTACATGATTTCCAACCTTCTAGCTTGCTTCCACGTGTCTTCAATACGTGGATAAGACAAAAAAATAGTTACTCAGTCTGATTAGTTACTCAATGTGATCTCGTCATTTTACTCTAACTGCTACTGTCGACCATCAGTCTTTGTCGAATCCCTGAGAATGTTATCTTTAATACTATAAGAAAACATGTTAAGTTCTCATTTTCAGGTTTAACATAGCATATTTTCCGCCTTACGATAAAGATCATTCCTGTCAAAACGCTATCAAACATCATTATTTAACTAAGTATTTTATGAATCCCTTCCCTCGTGTCGAGTTCATGACGTCGAAAACCCCATTCTAAAACTATGCTAGGAAGAGGATAAGGATCTTTGGGACAAGCAACATTGAGGTTGGTGAAATTAACTCACCTAAACCACTTATTTGATACCTTTCTCACCAAGACTACATTGGCTAGCCACGAAGAGTATTTGACCTATGTTATGAAACCAATACTTGTTAGCTTCTGAACTTCCTTATCAATGGTTGTTCTCTTTTCTTCCTCATCCTTTCACTTTTTATGAGATACTGGCCTAAATGAGGGGTATATAGGTAGGCGATGACATACCACAATATTATCTATGTAAGGCATATCTGAAGGCTCCTAGAAAGGCATACTAGGGACCGATTGAGAGAGATTTCTGGATTTTTCTGTCATTGAAAACATGATTTTTCTTTTCTCTCATTTTGTGATTGTAGAGTTTTATTTATAGAACAATGAATTCAGTTATCAAATTCAGATGGAATTTCCTTCAAATTCATATGAATTTCGAAATTAGTTGTAAGTTAAATCAGTCTGAAGTTAGTTAGTTGGGATGATTTTTGTTAGTTAGCCTTTGCAAAATTTAGCTGAATGTGATATAATGTGTAGTTATGGTTCTGTTAAAAATGCAGGTCAAAATATTCTGATTTTCTGCTTGAACTGTTGTTAACAATTAACTGTAAAGTTGCCTTTGCTCAAAGTAGTTTGTAACCTGAAATTATGTTCATCCCTTGCAGCTAGTGTTAATAGGGATTTGCAAATGGTTGAAACTGTGGTTCATGAAGTTAGCATATTTAGGAACAAAACAACCAGTTAATTTCTAAACTAGAAAGTAAATTAGTTTTGTTGAATAAATGTGAAACTACTAATGCTTGATTTGTGAATGGTTGTTGATCTTCTTGCTATAATTTTAAATAACAATGATTAGTGAAAGAAAGTGAAGGATTTAGAACTTAGTTAAAGGGGAAGGTTGGTTAAACCCTGTTTGAATTAGTGGCTGTTGTTATGAATGTAGTGGATTAGTGATTGAAATCGAAATGGAAATTAGCATTGGTTGTGATTATGAATTTATGCTTGGACAGTTAAGGACTATTGGCCTTGTTTTGAAAAATGGATTATTTTGTTAGCATTGAAGTTaattgatgaaaatgttttgCAGGGTATTTGGAGAATTTTGGAACTCATGGTGCGCTTGGAATGTCTTGAAGATTATAGTTGTTCTTCAATATTGGAAATGGCTTCTTACTTGTGAAACTTGGTTGTTTGCTCTTGGCAATTGTATTGAAGAGTGAAATTTGGCTTGAAGAATTGTTTCTTGGCTTGAAGAATTGTTTCTTGCGTATGGAATTTCTTGAAAAATAGAATGGACTTGAATTGTTGAAATTGTTTTGAGCATGTAGTTTTGTAATTGGAAATGGTTTGTACCTAGTAATTTGGATTGAATCCTGAATAGTAACTTAAATAGGAATATTGTAAATTAAAATGTGAACATGGATCGGATGTAATACCCCGTATTTTCTTAAATACCTAAATTCTTATtaattgagatcaattgagtttctatgtgctctaaaagttgtcagttgggataaatagagtaaatagtgagtttaggttgacttaattaatattaattcGGACTAACCTTTTACTAATTGGGACATTTCGGTAACTCTAA from Lathyrus oleraceus cultivar Zhongwan6 chromosome 1, CAAS_Psat_ZW6_1.0, whole genome shotgun sequence includes:
- the LOC127115294 gene encoding uncharacterized protein LOC127115294 produces the protein MLMENFLRSKEMWNLVDEGIPAPAIGTSSASEAQRKSVEETKLKDLKVKNYLFQAIDREIMETILDKRTSKAIWNSMKQKYQGSTKVKRAQLQALRKEFEMLVMKEGEKIDGFISRTLMVVNKMKVNGEDMNQSTLVGKILRSLTPKFNYVVCSIKESNDIDTMTVDELHESLLVQEQRMHGNQEEEQALRISYDDKPRRGRGSF